The DNA sequence GTGCGCGGGGAGAGGGGGCTTGAATGCGAGTCAGAAGGGCTGCAAAATAGTGTCTCAACCATTAGGCCACCCAACTAACTGcctataatttatattataatatcaaatatattaagtataaatatCGGAGTTAGAGGTCGGAGCCTATATCGACTCCGACACCAACCATTTTTTCCTGAAGAATTCCGACTCCATACTTTAGATTTTGCGACAAAGTCAAAGTCATCGGAATCGCCAAAGTTTTGCGCTACCCTTAGTGATTACTTaatagaataatgctactatgcCGTCTCATTTTGTCCCCTCATTTTGACCATTcatgcattcaatttttttttacttattgattaaggaagtgactattagtatatttgtatatttttttattttttaaaaatatttaaatatgttaaaaaaatgtaaaaaaaaaatataaaatggctCCCACTTCATTGTAAAGAAAATGTTAAAACTGGCGGCACACTAGCACTAACTTAATATTTGCTAGAGTCACTATAACACTCCCCGCGGCCGGGGTCCCGTAATGGCCATGCTTTTTGACGTTGTCACATGGTTATTTTCCTTGCGTACGTGGTGAAGAATGGCTTCTTGGTCTGGATCATGTACGTGTGCTTGTTTCATTGCAAGCAACATCTGATCTTCCTACAGTGAGATTGAGGACTTCTAATTCCCATGCACGACAGATCCATAATTTGCCTCAAACTTCTAAGcgatttttctgtttttatctACCTCAACAAAGGGGAAAATTCTTTTTATCTCTCtctgatctgatctgatctgatTTTGGACAGTGGAATATTTCAGCATTGCAGGAAAATGTTCACGCGATTCATGATGAAGAGGCTAAGTTCAGACAATTTGATGTCGTCAATGATTGCTCCGACCATTACTTCGCCAATTCAAAGCATGCAGCGTACAAGAGAGCTTGCTTCACCAGCACTGGAAATGGCGCTCTATACAAGAAGATCATGCAAGATTGGAAGATTCTTGAGAAGGATCTCCCAGAATCTATCTATGTACGTGTCTACGCTGGACGGATTGACCTCCTCCGGGCAGCCATCATCGGTGCTCGAGAAACTCCCTACCACGACGGTCTTTTCTTCTTCGATTTTGCATTCCCTTGCGATTATCCAAATCGGCCTCCTCTCGTATATTACCACTCTCACGGTCTCAGATTGAATCCAAATTTGTACAGTGGTGGTGCTGTTTGTCTGAGCTTGTTGAACACCTGGTTTGGCACCGAGAATGAGAAGTGGAACCCTTCTGTCTCTACGGTTCTTCAGGTTCTCGTTTCACTCCAAGGGATTGTGCTAAATGACAAACCTTACTACAATGAGCCCGGATTCAAGCTTTCTGGGTCTTGGGAAACTTACAATGAAGATGCTTTCTTGTTGTCGTGCAAGACAATGCTGTTCTTGCTTCAAAACCCACCCAGAAATTTTGAGGCTTTCGTTGTTGGGCATTTCTGTGAGCGTGCAAACTCCATTCTAAGTGCTTGTAAGGCTTACCAGGATGGTCATGTGAGGGTCGGTCTCTACCGTGATGAAAATAGGCCAACTTGTATGAGTGAGATCCAAGCATCAGACAGGTTTAAGAAGTCGATGGACAAGCTTTACAAGGATCTTTCAGTGGGCTTCGCAAAGAATGGAGCTTCTAATCTGCATAATGATCTTATCGAAGAGTTTGGGGACGAGATTGAAAATATCggtttaaaacaaaaaagggtCACTGAAAAGAAGAAACTTGGAGAATCTTGCGAGATTATTGTCTATTTGAAGAGCATTTTGGGACTGAATAAGGGCGGTAAGACACTAAAAAATAACGCAAATGGGATCAAAATGAACACCTCTTGACAGATCTTCTGCAAGTAGCTGCTAGTGGTCGATTCAGTTCAATTCAATTaggaagaataagggaaagaggAGAGacagttttctttgttttgagtAATTACTAAATAGGGAAGGGCCTTTTTTTGCAGA is a window from the Juglans regia cultivar Chandler chromosome 7, Walnut 2.0, whole genome shotgun sequence genome containing:
- the LOC109021203 gene encoding putative ubiquitin-conjugating enzyme E2 38 — encoded protein: MASALQENVHAIHDEEAKFRQFDVVNDCSDHYFANSKHAAYKRACFTSTGNGALYKKIMQDWKILEKDLPESIYVRVYAGRIDLLRAAIIGARETPYHDGLFFFDFAFPCDYPNRPPLVYYHSHGLRLNPNLYSGGAVCLSLLNTWFGTENEKWNPSVSTVLQVLVSLQGIVLNDKPYYNEPGFKLSGSWETYNEDAFLLSCKTMLFLLQNPPRNFEAFVVGHFCERANSILSACKAYQDGHVRVGLYRDENRPTCMSEIQASDRFKKSMDKLYKDLSVGFAKNGASNLHNDLIEEFGDEIENIGLKQKRVTEKKKLGESCEIIVYLKSILGLNKGGKTLKNNANGIKMNTS